The Heyndrickxia vini genome contains a region encoding:
- the thiT gene encoding energy-coupled thiamine transporter ThiT, translating into MNKKTLFLVEVAVLGALAYLLDLVSALICKAIWPEGGSVSLAMIPIFLMAYRWGLKGGLLTGFILGVLQVVTGFSVFYHPVQGIVDYFVAFTVIGFAGVFAKKIKTSIENGNTGRWITYTVFGVFLGSLLRFLAHFYTGIVFFGSYAPKGQPVALYSLIYNGTYMSINFVLSSVLVIMILFIAPRLVQIKK; encoded by the coding sequence ATGAATAAAAAAACTTTGTTTTTAGTAGAAGTAGCTGTTCTAGGAGCTCTTGCTTACTTGCTTGATCTTGTTTCAGCACTTATTTGTAAAGCTATTTGGCCTGAAGGTGGTTCGGTTTCATTAGCTATGATACCGATCTTTTTAATGGCCTATCGCTGGGGCTTAAAAGGCGGGCTGCTAACTGGATTTATATTAGGTGTTCTGCAGGTCGTAACAGGATTTTCTGTGTTTTATCATCCAGTTCAAGGAATTGTCGACTATTTTGTCGCCTTTACAGTGATTGGTTTCGCAGGTGTTTTTGCAAAGAAAATCAAAACATCTATTGAAAACGGAAATACTGGAAGATGGATTACATACACTGTTTTTGGTGTTTTTCTCGGTAGTTTATTACGTTTCCTTGCCCATTTCTACACAGGAATTGTCTTTTTCGGATCGTATGCACCTAAAGGGCAACCGGTTGCATTATATTCATTGATTTATAACGGAACGTATATGTCGATCAATTTTGTCTTAAGCTCGGTACTTGTCATTATGATTTTGTTTATTGCCCCAAGGCTTGTCCAAATAAAAAAATAA
- a CDS encoding ATP-binding protein, whose product MIPLRQDIVAFFDRNIDKIVVIWNEQLLNSKSNPLNSKFFNKDICHDFFIQSLSISKENLEHFLKSLASNFAKEKLDQNVDLGELTYNLSIGKSIITKFLYNDYLNLNDVHAYIDKINYAFDKLLFYVVTYYSNVKDQIIDKKNEYINTTHHERLTLLGQMTSSFVHEFRNPLTSIHGFVQLLRSENPQLPYLDIISNELEQLKFSISQFLMLSKKEIVSSEMTSFSLNDLIEEVLSFLYPRILEVNVDIQKHYLHEISIQGFKDEIRQVLINIIFNAVDVLKRVENPIIQIELDITETSVIIDISNNGPKIPEAMVDTIFEPFVTTKKSGTGLGLYVSKNTIEKHGGTLTCQSNDDWTIFTIIFPLL is encoded by the coding sequence GTGATACCGCTTAGACAAGATATCGTTGCATTTTTTGATAGAAATATTGATAAAATTGTTGTGATTTGGAATGAACAATTGTTAAACTCCAAGTCAAATCCTTTAAATTCCAAGTTTTTCAATAAAGATATATGCCATGATTTTTTTATTCAATCATTGTCAATATCAAAGGAGAATTTGGAACACTTTTTAAAATCCCTTGCATCTAATTTTGCTAAAGAAAAACTTGATCAAAATGTCGATTTAGGTGAGCTTACTTATAATTTAAGTATAGGTAAATCCATTATTACTAAATTTTTATATAATGATTATTTAAATTTGAACGATGTACACGCCTACATTGATAAGATTAATTATGCTTTTGATAAATTATTATTTTATGTTGTTACATATTATTCCAATGTTAAAGATCAAATCATTGATAAGAAAAATGAATACATAAACACGACACATCATGAACGTCTAACACTTCTAGGGCAAATGACATCCAGCTTTGTTCATGAATTTCGTAATCCGTTAACTTCCATTCACGGATTTGTGCAATTATTACGTTCCGAAAATCCACAATTACCTTATTTGGATATTATTTCTAATGAACTTGAGCAATTAAAATTTAGTATCTCACAATTTCTTATGCTATCAAAAAAAGAAATTGTGTCGAGTGAAATGACCTCTTTTTCATTAAATGATTTAATTGAAGAAGTCTTATCCTTTTTGTATCCTCGTATTTTAGAAGTAAATGTTGATATCCAAAAACATTATTTACATGAAATTAGTATACAAGGCTTTAAAGATGAAATAAGACAGGTACTTATTAATATTATTTTTAATGCAGTTGATGTACTTAAAAGAGTGGAGAATCCGATTATCCAAATTGAATTAGATATAACAGAAACCTCTGTCATTATTGATATCAGCAATAATGGACCAAAGATACCCGAAGCAATGGTCGATACGATTTTTGAGCCCTTTGTTACAACAAAAAAAAGTGGAACAGGACTCGGTTTGTATGTTTCCAAAAATACAATTGAAAAACACGGTGGAACTTTAACTTGTCAATCTAACGATGATTGGACTATTTTTACAATTATTTTCCCATTATTATAA
- a CDS encoding YjcZ family sporulation protein translates to MWYGGGCGCGYPAGGYGYGGGWGAGRGFALIVVLFILLIIVGAAYVY, encoded by the coding sequence ATGTGGTATGGTGGCGGTTGCGGTTGTGGTTATCCGGCAGGAGGATACGGCTATGGTGGCGGCTGGGGTGCTGGCCGAGGATTTGCATTAATCGTCGTATTGTTCATCCTACTTATCATTGTAGGAGCAGCATATGTATATTAA
- a CDS encoding GDSL-type esterase/lipase family protein: protein MRYLAIGDGLCTGNGAPFLSPSFVHRHARLAEQNLGERVLVTNIADANNHANDILQSLDDPNIMRSVKQSDMIVLSVGHQDLQTAKKNYDETGNEEEFIHKSRICRSTIDDIILGIRDLKEEQDDNYMLITLGIHNPYPDNLLADKWVKRINRYIECRANRQCLKMVNLHDHFQDQLDNWFTSDNLYPNQLGHIEIANRLHELGYEPIRGEQVTNN, encoded by the coding sequence ATGAGATATCTCGCGATTGGTGACGGACTTTGTACAGGGAATGGTGCACCATTTTTATCTCCAAGTTTTGTACATCGACATGCACGTCTAGCTGAACAGAATTTAGGCGAAAGGGTACTTGTAACAAATATTGCTGATGCAAATAATCATGCCAATGATATTCTTCAATCATTAGATGATCCAAATATCATGAGAAGCGTTAAACAAAGTGACATGATTGTTTTATCTGTGGGACATCAAGATTTACAAACCGCGAAGAAAAATTACGATGAAACGGGCAATGAAGAGGAGTTTATTCATAAATCAAGGATATGTAGAAGTACAATTGATGACATCATTCTTGGTATACGCGATTTGAAAGAGGAGCAAGACGATAACTATATGCTTATTACTCTTGGTATACACAATCCATATCCTGATAATCTTTTAGCAGATAAATGGGTAAAGCGCATAAATCGCTATATCGAATGTAGAGCGAATCGTCAATGTTTAAAAATGGTGAATCTCCATGATCATTTTCAAGATCAATTGGACAATTGGTTTACAAGTGACAATCTATATCCAAATCAATTAGGTCATATTGAAATTGCAAATCGACTACATGAATTGGGCTATGAACCTATTAGAGGAGAACAGGTAACTAATAATTAA
- a CDS encoding SulP family inorganic anion transporter produces the protein MRLATLKKEWFGNIRGDILSGIVVGLALIPEAIGFSIIAGVNPMIGLYASFCIAVVIAFVGGRPAMISAATGATAVLMGGLVRDHGLQYLLAATILTGIIQIILGIFKIGRLMKFIPRSVMTGFVNALAILIFSAQLTHFKGESWVMYAMVAGGLAIIYLFPRITKVIPSPLVAIIIITIISIAAGAHVRTVGDMGQLTQSLPTFLIPDIPFTIDTLKIIFPTSLAIALVGLLESLLTAQIVDDMTDTASDKNKEARGQGIANIVSGLFGGMAGCAMIGQSGINVKSGGRGRLSTFVAGIFLMILIVILNNLLVQIPMAALVSVMIMVSIGTFDWSTLKKLHKMPKSDAAVMLVTVIIVVVTNNLSIGVISGVLLSAIFFAAKISNVHVESELKSHAHSKIYYVKGQLFFASVSEFITHFNFNDDVETIIIDVTEAHIWDDSAVGAIDKVILKYREKNKQIDIIGLNKASSSLIDKLAIHNK, from the coding sequence TTGAGATTAGCTACATTAAAAAAGGAATGGTTTGGAAATATAAGAGGTGACATCCTATCAGGTATCGTTGTTGGTTTAGCACTTATACCTGAGGCAATTGGGTTCTCTATTATTGCGGGGGTCAATCCAATGATTGGATTGTATGCTTCCTTTTGTATCGCTGTCGTGATTGCTTTCGTTGGCGGTCGGCCGGCAATGATCTCTGCCGCCACTGGTGCAACAGCCGTATTAATGGGAGGGCTTGTACGTGACCACGGATTGCAATATCTTTTAGCGGCCACCATTTTAACAGGAATTATTCAAATCATCCTTGGGATTTTTAAAATTGGCCGGTTAATGAAATTTATTCCGCGCTCAGTTATGACCGGTTTTGTGAATGCATTAGCTATTTTAATTTTCAGCGCACAATTGACTCATTTCAAAGGCGAATCATGGGTAATGTATGCGATGGTTGCAGGAGGACTTGCCATTATTTATCTGTTTCCTCGAATAACTAAGGTAATTCCTTCACCACTTGTTGCAATAATAATTATTACGATCATTTCAATTGCTGCGGGGGCACATGTTAGAACAGTCGGTGATATGGGACAATTAACACAATCACTACCGACTTTTTTGATTCCTGACATACCATTTACAATCGATACATTAAAAATTATCTTTCCAACTTCATTAGCCATCGCATTAGTTGGTTTGTTGGAGTCACTATTAACCGCACAAATTGTGGATGATATGACCGATACAGCAAGCGATAAAAATAAAGAAGCGAGAGGTCAAGGCATTGCAAATATCGTTTCCGGACTTTTCGGTGGAATGGCTGGCTGTGCTATGATTGGTCAATCTGGAATAAATGTTAAATCCGGTGGGCGTGGACGGCTATCAACATTTGTTGCTGGAATATTTTTAATGATATTAATTGTTATCCTAAATAATTTACTCGTCCAAATTCCGATGGCAGCTTTAGTTTCCGTAATGATTATGGTATCAATTGGGACTTTTGATTGGTCCACGTTAAAGAAATTACACAAAATGCCCAAAAGTGATGCAGCCGTTATGTTAGTTACCGTTATTATTGTTGTTGTAACGAATAATCTTTCAATCGGAGTTATTAGCGGTGTTCTCTTAAGCGCGATTTTCTTTGCTGCAAAAATTTCTAACGTTCATGTAGAAAGTGAATTGAAATCACATGCACATTCAAAGATTTATTATGTAAAAGGACAATTATTCTTTGCATCAGTATCTGAGTTCATTACACACTTTAATTTTAATGATGATGTTGAAACGATAATTATTGATGTAACCGAAGCACATATTTGGGACGACTCCGCAGTAGGCGCCATTGACAAAGTCATCTTAAAATACCGCGAGAAAAACAAACAAATTGATATAATCGGATTAAATAAAGCAAGCTCATCACTAATAGATAAATTAGCTATTCATAATAAATAG
- a CDS encoding aldehyde dehydrogenase yields MEMIKNLIHSQKQFFSSGQTKGLDFRIKNLKTLKSMIIENENALMEALNKDLNKSEFEAYTTEIGFVLSEISFTLKNIKKWCKPKRTKSTLTHFGSKGYVYKEPYGIALIISPWNYPINLALAPMIGAIAAGNCAILKPSELTPNTSGLLKILINKYFPTEYIEVIEGDSQISQALLNEDVDYIFFTGSTHVGKLVMEAAAKHLTPVTLELGGKSPTIVHSDAKLTLAAKRIVWGKLLNAGQTCVAPDYLFVHESIKYSFIEEVKKAISDLYGLNILNNSNYTKIINKHHFRRLTKMIAETGGQIQLGGNWEEDQQKIEPTIIENVTWNDSTMAEEIFGPIIPLITYQNIEEIIKHLSSSPKPLALYLFTESNQVSNRLIEELSFGSCCINDTVYQIANPHLPFGGVGASGTGSYHGKKSFDEFSHEKSVLKQTTLFDIPLRYPNNKNGLGLIKKIMK; encoded by the coding sequence ATGGAAATGATCAAAAACCTGATTCACAGCCAAAAGCAATTTTTTTCTTCTGGCCAAACGAAAGGCCTTGATTTCCGTATAAAAAATTTAAAAACCTTAAAATCAATGATTATTGAGAATGAAAATGCATTAATGGAAGCATTAAATAAGGATTTAAATAAATCCGAATTCGAAGCATATACGACCGAAATCGGTTTTGTCTTATCAGAAATATCCTTTACCTTAAAAAATATAAAAAAATGGTGTAAGCCTAAACGAACGAAATCAACACTAACCCATTTCGGCTCTAAAGGATATGTTTACAAAGAACCTTATGGAATCGCGTTAATTATTTCGCCATGGAATTATCCTATTAACCTTGCCCTTGCACCAATGATTGGAGCCATTGCTGCAGGTAATTGTGCAATTCTTAAACCTTCAGAATTAACGCCAAATACATCAGGATTATTAAAAATATTAATAAATAAATATTTTCCAACCGAATATATTGAGGTAATTGAAGGCGATTCACAAATAAGCCAAGCATTATTAAATGAAGATGTCGATTATATTTTTTTCACAGGAAGCACCCATGTTGGAAAATTAGTAATGGAGGCAGCCGCAAAGCATTTAACACCTGTAACACTAGAGCTAGGCGGGAAAAGTCCAACTATTGTACATAGCGATGCAAAGCTCACCCTTGCGGCTAAACGAATCGTATGGGGAAAACTATTGAATGCTGGACAAACATGTGTCGCTCCGGACTATTTATTTGTACATGAATCAATAAAATACTCATTCATTGAAGAGGTAAAAAAAGCAATATCTGACCTTTATGGATTGAATATATTAAACAATTCAAACTACACAAAAATTATTAATAAACATCATTTCCGACGATTAACTAAGATGATTGCAGAAACTGGAGGGCAAATTCAATTAGGCGGGAACTGGGAAGAAGATCAACAAAAAATTGAACCAACAATCATCGAAAATGTTACTTGGAATGACTCAACAATGGCAGAGGAGATTTTCGGACCAATTATTCCACTTATTACGTATCAAAATATAGAGGAAATCATCAAGCATCTTTCATCTAGTCCAAAACCACTAGCATTATACTTGTTCACTGAAAGTAATCAAGTTAGTAATAGATTGATCGAGGAACTTTCGTTTGGGAGTTGCTGCATAAATGATACAGTTTATCAAATTGCCAATCCCCATTTACCATTTGGAGGTGTAGGTGCGAGTGGAACAGGTTCTTACCATGGAAAAAAGAGCTTTGACGAATTTTCTCATGAAAAAAGTGTTTTAAAACAAACGACGTTATTCGATATTCCTTTACGCTATCCGAACAATAAAAATGGTTTAGGATTGATTAAGAAAATAATGAAATGA
- a CDS encoding serine hydrolase, translating into MRSAKRLRKQIEGIIEQSIGNVSIVVEINEETIISKNSEREMSSASLIKIPVIIAAYRQAELGKIDLEEKIVVKPDHKVGGAGVIQYLTEGTLLSVKDLLTLMIIVSDNTATNMMIDLIGQETINQFNKLLGCKHTKLERRLMDYVARDKGLDNVTSASDMVKFLKEIAENRFLTSKSSHEILNILTGQQFQDKLPAMMDLDHVFVANKTGEIPGVEHDVAIIRHNDDQVLITVLIDQLNNQFEGKQVIARIGKAVYDYLIQ; encoded by the coding sequence ATGAGAAGTGCAAAAAGGTTAAGAAAACAAATCGAAGGGATTATCGAACAGTCAATAGGCAATGTAAGCATAGTCGTAGAAATAAACGAAGAGACGATAATTAGTAAAAATAGTGAACGCGAAATGTCTTCTGCTAGCTTAATAAAGATTCCAGTTATTATAGCTGCTTATCGACAAGCTGAATTAGGGAAAATAGATTTAGAAGAGAAAATAGTGGTGAAGCCGGATCATAAAGTAGGGGGGGCCGGCGTTATTCAATATTTAACAGAAGGAACCCTTTTATCAGTTAAGGATCTTTTGACATTAATGATTATCGTTTCAGATAATACGGCAACAAATATGATGATTGATCTAATTGGTCAGGAAACGATTAATCAATTTAATAAACTTCTAGGATGCAAACATACAAAACTAGAAAGAAGATTAATGGATTATGTGGCCAGGGATAAGGGATTAGATAATGTTACTTCTGCATCCGATATGGTAAAATTCCTAAAGGAAATCGCGGAAAATCGATTTCTTACTTCAAAGAGTAGTCATGAAATATTGAATATCCTTACCGGTCAGCAGTTTCAAGATAAATTACCTGCAATGATGGATCTGGATCATGTATTTGTCGCTAATAAAACAGGGGAAATCCCCGGTGTTGAGCATGATGTTGCAATTATTAGGCATAATGACGATCAAGTATTAATTACAGTACTAATCGATCAATTAAATAATCAATTTGAGGGGAAGCAAGTTATTGCCCGAATCGGTAAGGCAGTATATGATTATTTAATTCAATAA
- a CDS encoding ABC transporter ATP-binding protein yields the protein MEINKVLEINHVKKHFEVGKGAWLKAVDNVSFHINEGETFGLVGESGCGKSTTGRLIMRLYQPTEGEVLYKGKNIHLLNKREQFAFNRKIQMIFQDPYASLNPRSTVQEIISEPMEVHGLFKNKEERRQRVYELLEDVGLNREHANRYPHEFSGGQRQRIGIARSLALDPEFIIADEPISALDVSVQAQVVNLLKKLQKEKKLTFLFIAHDLSMVKHISDRIGVMYLGHLVELTSSSNLYKNPLHPYTQALLSAIPIPDPEIEDKRERIILKGEIPSPINPPSGCVFRTRCPAAIDICQSKIPEWKEIEEEHFVACHLYNNHPGMNKEALLTSGS from the coding sequence ATGGAGATAAACAAAGTTTTAGAAATTAATCATGTAAAGAAGCATTTTGAAGTTGGAAAAGGGGCATGGTTAAAAGCGGTTGATAATGTTAGTTTTCATATAAATGAGGGTGAAACCTTCGGACTAGTTGGGGAATCAGGCTGCGGAAAGTCAACAACTGGTAGATTAATAATGAGGCTGTATCAACCTACTGAAGGTGAAGTTTTATATAAAGGGAAAAATATTCACCTATTAAATAAAAGGGAACAGTTTGCCTTTAATCGTAAAATACAAATGATTTTTCAAGATCCGTATGCATCATTAAACCCACGTTCAACAGTACAAGAGATTATTTCTGAGCCAATGGAAGTGCATGGATTATTTAAAAATAAAGAAGAACGACGTCAAAGGGTTTATGAACTTTTAGAAGATGTCGGTTTAAATCGCGAGCATGCAAATCGCTACCCTCATGAATTTAGCGGAGGGCAACGTCAACGTATTGGGATTGCAAGATCTTTAGCGTTAGATCCGGAGTTTATAATTGCTGATGAACCGATTTCAGCGCTAGATGTTTCTGTTCAAGCGCAAGTAGTAAACCTGTTAAAAAAGCTTCAGAAAGAGAAAAAACTTACTTTCCTATTCATTGCTCATGATTTATCAATGGTAAAACATATTAGTGATCGCATAGGTGTCATGTATCTTGGACATTTAGTGGAATTAACAAGTAGTAGTAATTTATATAAAAATCCACTTCATCCATATACACAGGCATTACTTTCAGCAATCCCAATACCAGATCCTGAAATTGAAGATAAACGTGAAAGAATTATTTTAAAAGGGGAAATACCGAGTCCGATAAATCCTCCGAGTGGGTGTGTATTTCGAACGAGATGTCCGGCTGCAATTGATATATGTCAATCGAAAATTCCAGAATGGAAAGAAATAGAAGAAGAACATTTTGTCGCCTGTCACTTATACAATAATCACCCTGGAATGAATAAAGAAGCACTACTTACGAGTGGATCATGA
- a CDS encoding C40 family peptidase, protein MELYQINVAVATLWTSKDSARQIDVDAISNPVDIPKWLHSLTYDTKLDLCNDNLVQSQVLLGEEVQVLEINGDWAFCVIPSQLSKKDDRGYPGWIPLNQLMKKEEEEDKFDQVAVVYQPIATLYKDPNNKWMEVSYQTALPIVEIREDYIKVKVPSGYGYLKNEDIHIFKANEIPKQNGEFIIHEAEKFIGLPYLWGGMSGFGFDCSGFSYSMCKAAGRIIARDAHEQADGGINVEIQHIQPGDLLFFAYDEGKGHIHHVAIYYGEGKMIHSPNTGKSIVIEEIAGTYKKELCAASRYWI, encoded by the coding sequence ATGGAACTTTATCAAATAAATGTAGCAGTTGCAACTTTATGGACATCGAAAGATTCAGCGAGACAAATAGATGTGGATGCCATTTCAAATCCAGTAGATATCCCAAAATGGCTACATTCATTAACTTATGATACAAAACTAGATCTTTGCAATGACAATCTGGTGCAATCTCAAGTTTTACTAGGTGAAGAGGTTCAAGTATTAGAGATTAACGGAGATTGGGCATTCTGTGTAATTCCAAGTCAATTAAGTAAGAAGGATGACCGTGGCTACCCTGGATGGATTCCGTTGAATCAATTAATGAAAAAAGAAGAGGAAGAAGATAAATTTGATCAAGTAGCCGTAGTTTATCAACCAATAGCCACCCTGTACAAAGATCCAAATAACAAATGGATGGAAGTCAGTTATCAAACGGCATTGCCAATAGTAGAAATACGTGAAGATTATATTAAAGTTAAAGTACCTTCCGGTTACGGTTACTTGAAAAATGAAGATATTCATATTTTTAAAGCAAACGAAATTCCTAAACAAAATGGGGAATTTATTATTCACGAAGCGGAAAAATTTATCGGACTTCCATATCTTTGGGGAGGGATGAGTGGATTCGGTTTTGATTGTTCCGGATTCAGCTATTCGATGTGTAAGGCTGCTGGCCGTATAATCGCAAGGGATGCACATGAGCAGGCAGATGGAGGAATAAATGTAGAGATTCAACATATTCAGCCAGGTGATTTACTATTTTTTGCTTATGATGAAGGAAAAGGGCATATTCATCATGTCGCTATTTATTACGGAGAAGGGAAAATGATTCATTCACCGAATACTGGGAAATCAATCGTGATAGAAGAAATAGCCGGAACATATAAGAAAGAACTTTGTGCAGCAAGTCGCTATTGGATCTAG
- a CDS encoding peptide ABC transporter substrate-binding protein encodes MKKLIGTIMTLFLVFSLAACTTSKEAGKEDEKDTNKNDNKDKKVEQVLRLNNGAEPTSFDPPIGFDSYSWSSLNNLMEGLTRLGQDHNPEAATAEKWDVSKDGKTYTFHIRENAKWSNGDPVTAGDFEYAWKRLLDPKTGSPASFLGYFIEGGEAFNTGKGKIDDVKVKAVDEKTFEVVLTSPQAYFLSVIANPAFFPINQKVAEANPKWFAEADSFVANGPFKLTKWEHDSNMEMAKNENYWDAANVKLDKVTWAMVNDATTEYQMYQNDELDTSGIPAEASEQIFKEGKEQIEDQAGTYFYRFNLKLEPFQNVNIRKAFAMAIDQQQIVDFVTKNKEKAAHGFVSNGFNQPDGKDFREAGGDLIKFDAKEAKALLEKGMKEEGYKKLPAITLTYSTSPAHQKIAETMQAMIKENLGVDIKLANMEWNVFQEEQKKFKFQLSRSSFLADYADPINFLENFQTGHTMNRTAWSNKKFDQLIKDAKNEADETKRFEMMHEAEKILFDEMPIIPIHFYNQVTLQKDNVKGIVRHPVGYLELKWAYIE; translated from the coding sequence ATGAAGAAGCTTATCGGTACAATAATGACGCTTTTCCTCGTTTTTTCTTTAGCAGCATGTACCACTTCAAAAGAAGCTGGTAAAGAGGACGAGAAAGACACGAATAAGAACGATAATAAGGATAAAAAGGTAGAACAAGTATTACGGCTAAATAATGGGGCAGAACCTACCTCGTTTGATCCACCAATTGGATTTGATTCGTATTCATGGAGCTCTTTAAACAATTTAATGGAAGGGTTAACAAGATTAGGTCAGGATCATAATCCAGAAGCAGCAACTGCAGAGAAATGGGATGTTAGTAAGGATGGAAAAACATATACATTCCATATTCGCGAAAATGCAAAATGGTCGAATGGGGATCCAGTTACTGCAGGAGATTTCGAATATGCGTGGAAGCGCCTTCTTGACCCTAAAACAGGATCACCAGCATCATTCTTAGGATATTTCATTGAGGGTGGAGAAGCGTTTAATACCGGAAAAGGTAAAATAGATGATGTCAAAGTAAAAGCGGTGGATGAAAAAACGTTTGAGGTTGTATTGACAAGTCCTCAAGCATATTTCTTAAGTGTCATTGCTAATCCAGCATTTTTCCCGATTAATCAAAAGGTGGCTGAAGCTAATCCAAAATGGTTTGCTGAGGCAGATTCTTTTGTTGCGAACGGTCCATTTAAATTAACGAAGTGGGAACATGACAGCAATATGGAAATGGCCAAAAACGAAAATTATTGGGATGCGGCTAATGTTAAATTAGACAAAGTAACATGGGCAATGGTTAATGATGCTACGACAGAATATCAAATGTATCAAAATGATGAATTAGACACTTCCGGTATTCCAGCTGAAGCAAGTGAACAAATCTTTAAAGAAGGCAAAGAACAAATTGAAGATCAAGCGGGAACGTATTTTTATCGTTTCAATTTAAAATTGGAGCCTTTCCAAAATGTTAATATTCGAAAAGCGTTTGCAATGGCAATCGATCAACAGCAAATCGTTGATTTCGTCACAAAAAATAAAGAAAAAGCTGCACACGGTTTTGTTTCAAATGGTTTTAACCAACCAGATGGAAAGGATTTTCGTGAAGCGGGTGGAGATTTAATTAAATTTGATGCAAAAGAAGCAAAAGCGTTATTAGAAAAAGGAATGAAGGAAGAAGGTTATAAGAAACTTCCTGCAATCACGCTAACATACAGCACAAGCCCTGCCCATCAAAAAATCGCTGAAACAATGCAAGCAATGATTAAAGAAAATTTAGGTGTCGATATTAAACTAGCAAATATGGAGTGGAATGTTTTCCAAGAAGAACAGAAAAAATTTAAATTCCAGTTATCAAGAAGTTCATTCCTAGCTGATTATGCGGATCCAATTAACTTCTTAGAAAACTTCCAAACAGGACATACGATGAATAGAACAGCATGGAGCAATAAAAAGTTTGATCAGTTAATTAAAGATGCGAAAAATGAAGCAGACGAAACGAAACGATTTGAAATGATGCACGAAGCAGAAAAAATTCTATTTGATGAAATGCCGATTATCCCAATCCATTTCTATAACCAAGTGACATTACAAAAAGACAATGTAAAAGGCATTGTTCGTCACCCGGTTGGCTACTTAGAACTAAAATGGGCATATATTGAGTAG
- a CDS encoding ABC transporter ATP-binding protein yields the protein MMENVLEIQNLHVSFSTYGGTVQAVRGVHLELKKGEILAIVGESGCGKSVTSQSIIGLIPKSSGKITDGAILYKNKDLTKMSEKGLRSIRGAEISMIFQDPMTALNPTLTIGDQLIESIRQHQNISKTEAIKKVLSILQLVGISNPKERLKQYPHQFSGGMRQRIVIAMALICEPEIIIADEPTTALDVTIQAQIFELFKEIQEKTGVSIILITHDLGVVAQVADRIAVMYAGKIVETGTRKEIFYKPKHPYTKGLLSSVPRLDLEDEELVPIPGSPPDLFAPPIGCPFTARCTFAMEVCEKVYPDTYSFSANHHVSCWLQDERARQLSISTMGQSS from the coding sequence ATGATGGAGAACGTCCTAGAAATTCAGAATTTGCATGTGTCATTTTCAACCTATGGAGGAACAGTTCAAGCTGTAAGAGGTGTTCACCTAGAATTGAAAAAAGGTGAAATATTAGCGATTGTCGGTGAATCGGGATGCGGGAAAAGTGTAACATCACAAAGTATCATCGGCTTGATTCCAAAATCTTCAGGGAAAATAACAGATGGTGCCATCCTTTATAAAAATAAGGATTTGACTAAGATGAGTGAAAAAGGGTTAAGGTCGATTCGCGGAGCAGAAATTTCTATGATTTTTCAAGATCCTATGACCGCATTGAACCCAACATTAACGATAGGCGATCAGTTAATTGAATCGATTCGACAGCATCAAAATATATCAAAAACAGAAGCGATAAAAAAAGTTCTTTCCATTCTTCAGTTAGTTGGCATTTCAAATCCCAAAGAAAGATTAAAGCAATACCCTCATCAATTTAGTGGTGGGATGAGGCAACGTATTGTAATTGCGATGGCGTTAATTTGCGAACCGGAAATTATTATTGCTGATGAACCTACAACCGCCTTGGATGTAACAATCCAAGCTCAAATATTTGAGTTATTTAAAGAGATTCAAGAGAAAACAGGCGTATCGATTATTTTGATTACTCATGATTTAGGTGTGGTTGCTCAAGTTGCCGATCGAATCGCTGTCATGTACGCCGGGAAAATTGTTGAAACAGGAACGAGGAAGGAAATTTTTTATAAACCTAAGCATCCATATACGAAAGGACTATTAAGTTCGGTTCCAAGACTTGATTTAGAAGATGAGGAATTGGTTCCGATACCAGGATCACCACCTGATCTGTTTGCACCGCCAATCGGTTGTCCATTCACTGCCAGATGTACGTTTGCTATGGAAGTATGTGAAAAAGTTTATCCTGATACGTACAGTTTTTCAGCCAATCATCATGTTAGCTGCTGGCTTCAAGATGAAAGGGCAAGACAGCTTTCGATTTCGACTATGGGCCAGAGCTCGTAG